The genomic stretch ATCAGCTGAGACACTTCTTCATACTTGTACCACACACCACTAACGAAGACAACGTCCCAATTGCTGAGGTTTGTCTCCTGGacgatatttttgtttgtgatatTAACTGTCAAATTGTTTAATTTGGCATTCATGTCAATACTAATGCATGCCCCTAAAAATAATATAGCATTACAGTGATTATAGTCAATCatcaatagtttattatatgtagacaattaattattaataaaatatcctgGATTTGatctttaattataatatttttaattgtgtaatcaaatcaaagtttaaaactgattgagtttaacattaaaaaagtgagttcaatacaaatatcttttgaaaaaaaattagagaataaatttaaagtacaatGTGTACTAAAAACATTAAGATCcaaatttttaatgcatttattataaaaaaagtacagagaattcatttttaataacttatttttctatatagCACAGTTAACATTCTGTATTCTGTGCTCTCGGagagatatttttaattcttttacagAAATTCATCACTACATGTATCATCCGTGGATTAAAAACACTTATTAACTACAACAATGATAGAGAAGAACTTTCACATCCAATTCAGTTTCACTTGGTAAAAATAATATGAGTAGTTGGTTGTTTTTCACTGTAAAATGTTGTCACATAAgctttgtaaaatttcaatttgggTTTTTCAAATGGGTCAGGGAACAATGTCAGTACCATCAAAGAAAATTTTCCATATTGCAAACAAAACCTCCAtgaatttgtaaagaaaaaaagcTACTGAAAATTCCAAATGCCTTCTGTGAATCTCGTTACGATTCTAACGTGTATCTGAACAGTATTTTGATTACATTTCCACACAAATAAGTTACTAGTGACAAACAGGTGCATTAGTCTCTTAACCATGTTCAATGTACAGTATAATCAAACTTCTTGAAATTGACAAACAAACCACttcaacatatttattaattcattgaGGTTTAACGAGTACAACAAGCTGATGAGTCATTTCATCCTTCAAAATTATGCACAAGAGAATAACCACGCACATTTCAAGCTTTCCAGGATATTTTATTGTGCAGTAGTTTAGTTACCAGTAATTTCAATGATGATATAACAGTTCTGACACATCTGACCTCAGATGAAGCACTGCCACTCCCTGGGCTAGTCCTTAAATATTAATGGATTTCATTATATTATTGggtataatattatgaatattatatattcattcaaCCCTGTGCtagttgtaaaaaacaaaattaccgGTTGAAAATTCAACATatgaagttattttaattacatgaaatataCCGTTAAATTTTGAGATAGTACTGATGTTTAGAAAAATCTATATAACACtctaattttgtaatacatataaaacaatcttgaatatatacaattttatataaacttcaaGTAGGAATAAGCTATGATTCTAATATAATTACTTCAGCTAAGTATAAAAAGACTTTGTAACTATTAACCTGTAAAATTGGAATGGATCAAACAAAGAACTCAGACACTACTGTCATTCCGTATCCCAGAATTTCCGACGACACTTTCGGTAGATGGTATTGAGCAACTGGCCTCAACTCGTCTTTTAGTGTGTATGCTCTGAATATTCCACAGGGTTCCGCTAAAAATATTCTCTTTCCTCTCCGCCTCGCATTTCTCAACATAATAACGAGTGTTTTCATCAAGCTAAACTCATAGAATAGGTCACCAATTAAGATGCAATCCCAATTTTCAAAATGTCCATGTCTGCCAATCAagtcttctttttttatttccaaactgaCATTGTTGAGCTTAGCGTTCATATCAATACCAACACATGTCACTGCGAACACACAGCCttagttaaaatgtttagtttgtacTAACCGACCAATTAACATGAAAAACAtaagagtgttttatattgtttgatacATGTTTTCtctcaataaatataatgtacataaaactaacattagaACAAGAAATTACtataaaacatcattaaacattgctaaaaaaaaatatacattttagcaTACAATCTGTATtaaaagttaagaaataaaatgaaccaattaaaaaatctatttgttGACAAATTAGACTTAAAAGcaactatttttacaataaaaatacaggaAATTCTTAGTATCTGTTAGAACTTGTTTGGTGTTTTGAAAAAATGTGAGGGGGTGTTTCTAACAGAAATGATAAACacttaaaagtgataaaagttccatttttactggtaaaaaaatcttttaaaattcaaaccaaactgaattttaaaattgctttcaGACACTGAGCACTTTCAGccaatagtttattttatcaaGTGTTAAATTAGCGATATGATTTCTTAATGCTATAAATTACATCAACTTTAAGTAATGATGTTAATAAAAACCTtttctaaaaacatgttttttaaatggagtaaaataattttccctACATCGTACAGATCCATAATCCTATTCCGaatttactaaaatgttataaCACTTAATTTTACCACATAAGAAAATACTTGTACAATTCCAAACAAACACATGGGGCATAAAAAGTGGATAATTGATGCATAAATGTACCAACCATGCATCccatgtttttgttttgaattttacacaTATGTATGAAAACTTTTTTCaactcgtatatttttatttagctacCAATTTCCAGGATAGATGATAGAAAcaaattcaaaactaatttacTTGTTTGCAACATTAGCTATTCAAATTTTGGGGATCCATATCAAATTTAgccgttttattaaaataaggaaCTAGGTTTTTTAGAGCACTAGATTTCATTGTCCATCCATGTTCATTATACTATTGGACTCAAAAGGAACTGACAAACAAATCTTCAGAAGAAGCATACCATAAAGTAGCAGTTCTTAATACAACAAGCAAGTTGTAAACCTCTAGAAAGtattaagagtttaaaaatactaaaaagagtATATAATTTAAGAGTATAGTGAGTAAAAGCTGTGTTTGATGCAGAAGTACTTCtaacagtacaaaataatttacacacAAAACTTGATCtcttttaaactaaaatcaattttGTAGTTGTACGATTCTAAGTACTTTTGCAGCACTTTTATACATCAGGAGAGATGAAACAATTTCCACACATCTGTATCAACGACTCCATGGTCTTGGAACATTTTCATTCCCAACTTGTATCTGATTATATGGGCGAAAAAATTTCCAGGCCTGTCCTTGGTGGTGACGAAGAGATACCGCCCTGGGTCCCCGATGTAAATAAACTTCCCTGCAAGCTTCGCACTCCGCAACCACTTCACTAATTTGTCTGCAAGAGGGTTCTCATAGAACATGTCACCCACCAGCACAACATTCCAGTCCTCTGCAGTTCCTATCTTCATAGAGCTGATAAGGTCGGTGTCAGTTACGTTGACAGCCACTTTGTTTAACCGAGCATTCATTTCTGTCAGTAAACATCGCACTGGAAAAAGTGAATCTTTGTTAACGAGTTTTTGTCAACTCATACCAACATTAGTTtcttatatacagtattttacatgtttttttagaCTGCACTGAAACGCGAGAGGATTATAAGATGAATAAAGTAGTCAGTGTTATCTTTTGGTTGGATTCCTTTGctctttataaatttccagaTGATTTGCagtaaaagaatttatttgttgtttttatatccATTCAGTTAGACAGAGCAGTTTTGGTCCACATACCTTTGTGAAAAACAACTTCTCTAGATCAGGTAGGAATATGACACATTTATTTCTGATTAATATTGAGTGCACTCTCTGTCTCTGATTCAGTGGTTTTCCCATCAGCCGAGCatactacattattaaaaacttgtaaattattaaaaaacctacactcttttttggaaaaacattaaagaatcatgaataaatgaaaattaatttatcatgcaGGAAATTATAGTCTGTCTATTCAACTTTCTCTATTCACAAGGGATTTTTGACAAAGAGTTGTTAAATAAAATGGGTAAATAATGGAACACTCCGATAACTAAAGGTTTTCACGAGTTGCAAGAAGTCATTATTAACAACTTGGGGAAAATCTTTAACATCACTGACACATAAAACCGGTCTCTTTCAACATCAGAAGAAAGCACCAAATATCATTTGTTGTATTTCCTTTTTGATGATCCAACAATTAGTGCTAAACATTGATCTAAGGCACGTAAAATTATTGACTACTATTTACAAACCTAAGACACCAAAgactttattaaaacttaacaacaccctttacatttaaaaaggttCTGTAAGAATTGGATACATCATCCAAGAGTTCAAGTTTACTACAACAATTGACAGATTAATTTTACATGTGAATTAacaacaaatgtttataatactatacactttaaaatcCTCTTCAAAAGTGGATTACTAAAAGAGGCTGTTTTTAGCAatgaataacaaaacaaaacagtacGATTTTATTAGTATGTTCTTAACAACCTCCAAACTTGAGTTGATGGCTGAGCAAATGGGTCATGATTGCTCATGGGCAAATTATCGTACGACTCCAAGAGTTGGTACTCAAAGACATTGGGCATTAATGATTGTAAGGACTGTTTGGGTTGGCCAATGTAGACTTGTTTTTCAGCTCGACGAGCCAACCGGATCCAAGGGAGCAAATATTTCACTTCTGGATATTTTCTGCTGAGAATATCACCAACTAGGATTACATCCCACTCACTGTACGTATTTGTTCTAATTATGTTTTCTTCAGTTACATTCACTTCGAATAGGAAGTTTAATCGGGCATTCATGtcaatatataaacatttcacTGGAAATAcgtacaaaaaactgtttaaattgaaACATACTAAAAGCTATTAAGTCATACGTTCATTCATTAATAAAGACaggtaaatttacaaaagtttgtAGATGTACAATGAACATGTGCCTATAAAACTGTGATTTTGAAAAACCATAGAATTGCAAcatgttatagttatttaaatgaaCGTTACATTATGAGGTTCATGATGCAAGATGTAGAATTAAATTATGACTCAAGACAACAAAATGCCGTAAATCTGTATAACCTGTTCATTGGGCAAGTTATTTTATCtataactgtatataaaaaatgtcaaaaataactATAAGTATAAAGCCACATTGCTGTAGGTTAACTATTTATGTAGATTGTTGttttatatggaaaatatatgtattaaatgagTATTACTTAACATATGGTCTTTGCTACTGACCAAGTAGTACATCGTGTACAACTCTTTCACTACCACAGCTTACAATCACAGACAATCAATAAAATACGGTTAATCACAGGAAAGCTTGTTAACGCTTTAAGTGCTTGAAAACTATGAATAATAAGTATGAACatatgatatacagggtgtttgaaaagtatgggtagggcttaatatttttaaaaccattggtgataacatctataaactttgcacagtgtcatatggctatgtaaactatttttccttgctattaccatgacatgccaaccatggggggacggcccacagaggaaaacaatgaaatcttaaaatgaagcatgggtcgagtgatacctcctttgaaagagctcacttagtagagttgaatgccgcaaaccgcatctcaaaaggtttatccaatcagaaatggcgacttgttttaggtacacattgtgaagtacattatgcgctgccatttctgactggatcgtcgtattctgatgcggtaggcggcgtttcactctactaaccaatgtgttttcactgactttttttaattagcaaattatgtcataaatttataacacaataaataaaactaaaaaacattggtatttattgtgttttatttattgtgttataaatttatgacataatttgctaattaaaaaaagtcagtgaaaacacattggttagtagagtgaaacgccgcctaccgcatcagaatacgacgatccagtcagaaatggcagcgcataatgtacttcacaatgtgtacctaaaacaagccgccatttctgattggataaaccttttgagatgcggtttgcggcattcaactctactaagtgagctctttcaaaggaggtatcactcgacccatgcttcaatttaagatttccatgttttcctctgtgggccgtccccccatggttggcatgtcatggtaatagcaaggaaaatagattacatagccatatgacactgtgcaaagtttatagatgttatctcctatggtttttaaaatattaagccgtacccatacttttcaaacaccctgtatgtttttaaaatcaatcaaaatatagtaaaagtttgTGTAAcgtttaaatactgttttttcTACATTTGAGAAAAGATTGCCAACAACGCTTAGtgttaagtatatattattatattggtcTATCTTTTGGTGACTTTATGAACTTGCACATTTGTTTCTTGACAGAATTTATACTACAATATATTTAGCTCATTTCATGGCAAATACACAGAAAGGTATCAATGTTTACTCCAGTGAAGGGGAATAGATCTCTCACCCAAACTTGACCATCATTTGAGTAGGCCCACTATATACATCAAGCCTTCATTACATTCGCTCAATTCCCCAAAGTGTAAATGTAATCttctttaagttataaaatataaattttgtacattcataaattttatacttaggctatttttatttagtatttcacATGATTAACTAGTGTGCATTACTGCAGGACAATCTTTTGAATGCACTGTACTATGTAGGCTTTGTAAAACCTAAAAACTCCCCAAAAACTAGTGAAACAAAGTATTTATGGGACTTCTTGATCTCACAATAAAGCACAAACCTAAAAGTATTCAAACAAGATATTtgtttagacatttttataacatttcgaATAGACTgacttacattttaaatcaatatcaaCAGCAGATCTTATCGCAGTGTTCTGAGATTCAGAAAGTATATCACTTCAATTGTATTACTGCAATGAATTTACTGAAGAACAAGTGATACAGTAACAAAACATAGGCCATCTCACTGGGAAGTTTTCAAGCAGTGACAAAAGTCCCAAATTTCAGTTGTGATGTGTCCCTGTTTCTCTGCCATCACGTCTGGCATAAAGTAATGCTTCAGCTGTTTCAGTTCCTTTGGTTTAATACGAGATCGGAAGATTTCTCCCGGGTCTCCGATTATCACATTCACTCCAAGACGGCATCCCAGTTTGAGCCAAGGCAAGTATTCATTGGCATCGTCCGGATGATAGAACATGTCTGCCAGTAAAATGGTGTCCCATTGCTTGTGTGAACTGTTCTGATGCACAAGGTTATCGGATCTTATATTGATATTTACATCATTTAACTTTGCATTCATCGCGATGCCATAGCAAGTCACTGGAAACAAATACTCACGTCACAACATTTCACtggtttacaattattaattaagagAAGAAAATTATATGTGATAAATCCATAGCTTTATCAATGATTGGgactatatttatatgtaatgtgTCTAAACATTGCACTTTCTAATGAATCAACTCGTTTCAAAACTGTAAGTTGTTTTAACAGTGTTAGAAAGAGTAATATTAAGAAGGTTTATTCTTTCTCTTTGTTTCTCCCTAACATCTTACGagtaaagtcatttttaaatggtagaacataattaattaaagattttttgaaaaacacCATTAAGTCTGTGAAATTTGCATTACAATTGATAAGctttgtttaaactaaataaaattcccaatatttattaatatatcaaatgATTTATCCAAAAGGTTGCTTTGTGttctggtttaaattaaaaataaaatacatagccAACATAATACAATGTACATGTCTCAAAATTGAtatcatttataatatgtaatttaaaaactagtggGGATTATGTAACTAGCTAAGAACAAACCACATCGTTGTGCAAGATGAATTTTTCGAAAGTTAATACATTAGACTaaagtacatttttgtaataatgatatgtaaggattttttaaatcccattgttgttatttttaaggataaagattactttattattaaatacacttGCTGTGTTCAATTTAGTGCTTTATCATGTATTGAATGGAAATGGCTGTCCACAGTAGACCAAAATATGAATACTCCATTTTTTATTAAGGTGTGAATTGGTTAGATGATCTGTTCGACCAGAGAATATTATGAGACTACTAGTTGTAAGGTTACATTCTGTGTATCTAAATGTAAGATTTTTTATGTAGtgccagtttttatttttaatactcagtttcaataaaaaagaacttatagatatatttttcaaaaattatagaaaagaaAACTAAAAGGTTCTTTTGAGTATATAAATCAAATCTTCAGAAATTAATCTTGTCACAAAATATTCAACAGTAGTAAGGATTAAAATGGTCTGCAATTTAACAGACGAAACAATATGATGCTCCAATAGAACCAGTttgtatattcttatttataatagaatGAGTTGCCCCCAGAGCTTATTGAGAAAATTGAAATGGTTTACTCACCACTCCAATAACGTAACCAGGAAAAAGTTTGATAGGaatcaagacaactgatatttttctaaagtgGACAGAAAATAAGgtctcattttgttccttaataagttcttgacccgtatctgtgttgagaacgatctttcagcagcaCATATGTCAgtaatgtcagtaatactgaattatttaaataataataatcacttactaataaagtaattaaaacaattaaaactttggGGGGTGGGTCTGGGCCCCTTTGCCCCCCTCGGTGGTTACGTTCTTGCACCACTCCCTCTTCAGCTCTATCAATAACTTTGGTTTCTTTTGCAATTTTACTATCAATTAGATGCTTTACAAGGTTATTAAGTCTTCATGACGCCTTCAAAttaaattagaactaaaaataacacataaacacGAACAAACAAGATACATGGTAGGCATACACAAACCAATCGCAAGCGCAACTCAATGTTTGGTGACCAGTACGTACTGGCTGTCCAAACTCTTGCGCTTTCCACTCACTCCTATTATAACCTGAACTTTATTCTGTACTGTGTTGTTACCCAGTTATTGAGTTACCAGtcttataaaaacaacaaacacagTCGATTGGATGAAACTTCCTCAGTAAGAGAGGTTTTTACTGAATTGATTTCGTACAGGAGTGGGCAGATAGTGTTCTAGAAGTAAAAATAGGATATGCCAGAAGACCCCCACATGTAATTGTGGTAGCACAACTCAAACTGTGGCACATGTAGTTAATGACTGCCCTTTATCCAAATGATTTGGCTGGATTGCGTAAGTTGAAAGAATGGCTGAGGGAGTTGGACTTAGATTTATAAGGaagattataatttttacctTTAGAGATTTTGCAAGTACTTTgtgtactaaattaattttaatattacattttattttattttggtttatggACGAGAATAGTACTTGACATAGAGAAgctatacaatatatacatacacaaccCTTATCATGCTTTTTAGGGTGTTGAAAATTGAGTTGGAACTGAAATTCACTCTGAACATGGATATATACCTAGGAAAGCAGCCAATACATACAGACtcaattttttaatcttaatttggTTTGAGAGCGTCATGGAAACTGATTAACGTTATAAAACATCTGGTGAGGTCACACTGTGACCAAAACTGGTCATGCACAGTAATTGACAAAGGTAAAGGCAGACTAGTGAGTAATCAGCATTTTTGTTTTACGTTCTGTTctaatcttgaaataaaataaacccagTTTTTTCACTCTAGCCTCACTCGGACATCAGTTTTTCTCTTAGAAGCAGGTaatttaaataaccaatcaaGAATTAATATTACGCCAACAGCCAATACCTACTACTAGTATGTGTAATCCCCttcaaataatttgatttttgtatttgCCCCATGATTTACAGAACAGATTGACAAAATATAAggactatccagaaagtaacatttatttacgttacGTGGCTGAAGAATTCAAGATATCAGTACAATTTTTTTGCAAACTCTAAAACCTAACTCCGTTTGTGTGTGATAAAACTgttcaatacaatacaatagttTACAACAAATTTGTCTGTGATATTTTGTTTGTCATGACATGTTGAAAAGTTGAAAGGGAATATCTGAGAAAGTTTTCACGGCTGTCAAAACAAGTTTATGAGAAGCGATTGCTGAGAGGTCTGATTATTGTACATTTTGTGCACATATGTTGTATTATGGTCTTCAAAGCTAGAGCTAGGGGCTGAATTGAAGAATATCGGTATACAAAGATTCATTTTACAGTTGTGATAAGTGactaataaaaaaccaatataaaaaattagttaaacttCTATCTttctaatttcttattttaaacttttttctaatCAAACTGATATCTATTTAACAACccttataaaataattcaatatgacAGACATTCCTTAAAACACTACATTGAATAACCATTTTATTCAATGCTTTGTAATTGACGTAACCCTAAGTACTGTAAAGTATAGATACATGTATTTTACGTACTCTGTTCAAACTTCAGTATTTTAACGGTTAATCAAAGTCAAATTTTGTTCAggattttttattctttgctCGATTTCTTCGCTTTTTCTTTTTCCTTATGGGTTTCATGTTCCGTCTGGATTTTTTACGTCTCACTCTCTGCCTCTTTAGTGTTGGCCTTCTTGGCCATTTTGTTCCCCTTGGCCGCCTCGTCGTTCTCTGCAATATTCTCAACTGTTTGGGTTTCAGTCGCCTCGGTTTTATGTGAAAATACTTGTACACTTTGGTCATCTTGAATCCTTTGTTGATGTGCCGAGACACCTCGGACAGGTGGTACTCTGCGACCCTGAACAGGTGGTGTCGCCTCTTGAACACGGCCATGTAGGGCCTCCCTGGGTCTCCAAGGAACACGGATTTGTTCTGGTTACTCTGGAATGTGTCGAGCCATGGGGTCATCAACAGCACATCCTTATAGTTATAGAACATGTCTCCAATGAGAATCACATCATAATCGTACCACACGGGATAGCCAATCAAGTTGCTTCTGTCTATTACCAAAGTCACATTATTGAGTTTTGCGTTCATTTGTATTACAAGGCAAGACACTGTAATCATAAAATTAGAGTAATCACTCATTTTAAGTTTACATGTGAGTTTTTGTATGTCTTATGAGAtgctataaaacaatgttacttcaTGAAAGTTCACAAAATACAGCTGATTATTAACTACAGAGATGTTTAGCTAAATCCACCATCAATAGAATGGTGTACAATTTATTTAGACTACATAAAATCTATAATCTTCAAACTTCATTGTGAGGAGtactttctataatttaaatacgttttttttaatattgtattactt from Homalodisca vitripennis isolate AUS2020 chromosome 2, UT_GWSS_2.1, whole genome shotgun sequence encodes the following:
- the LOC124355137 gene encoding electron transfer flavoprotein beta subunit lysine methyltransferase-like isoform X1 gives rise to the protein MLYSFILISLAVSISFQQDPSLDTNAWLEKYDKYRKVIEENTEITNEDNLTPEIRLHLITPKSRLWNAKTQDSPFKDSPFFAFYWAGGQGLTRYVLDHPEIVRGQRVLDLGSGCGATAIAAARCGAKSVTANDIDPLSCLVIQMNAKLNNVTLVIDRSNLIGYPVWYDYDVILIGDMFYNYKDVLLMTPWLDTFQSNQNKSVFLGDPGRPYMAVFKRRHHLFRVAEYHLSEVSRHINKGFKMTKVYKYFHIKPRRLKPKQLRILQRTTRRPRGTKWPRRPTLKRQRVRRKKSRRNMKPIRKKKKRRNRAKNKKS